The Spirosoma foliorum genome has a window encoding:
- the ypfJ gene encoding KPN_02809 family neutral zinc metallopeptidase, producing MRWLGGRESDNVDDRRGSGGGGLIVGGGIGTVVIAVIVMLLGGDPSEVLNQRSANQATSQAPSDPQADDEAAHFTRKVLASTEDVWTKLFAEQGSQYRKPVLVMFRGVTSSGCGTAQEAMGPFYCPVDQKVYIDLSFYDELAKRFQAPGDFAMSYVVAHEIGHHVQKLLGIMDKTDALRQRMSEREYNRVSVRLELQADFFAGVWAHHAQGQSISIDENDVESALTAANAIGDDKIQEETQGRVVPDAFTHGTSAQRVYWFKKGLKTGDLTQGDTFNSREDANL from the coding sequence ATGCGCTGGTTAGGAGGACGAGAAAGCGATAATGTCGACGACCGCCGGGGAAGCGGTGGGGGAGGACTCATTGTGGGCGGTGGAATTGGCACCGTTGTGATAGCCGTTATTGTCATGCTCTTGGGGGGCGACCCTTCGGAGGTATTAAACCAACGCTCAGCAAATCAGGCAACATCGCAAGCGCCATCAGACCCACAGGCGGACGATGAAGCGGCTCATTTCACGAGAAAAGTGCTGGCCAGTACCGAAGATGTCTGGACGAAACTATTTGCCGAACAAGGAAGCCAGTACCGTAAACCGGTTTTGGTGATGTTTCGGGGAGTAACTTCGTCGGGTTGTGGTACTGCACAAGAGGCAATGGGCCCGTTCTATTGTCCTGTAGATCAGAAAGTTTATATCGATCTGTCGTTTTACGACGAACTGGCTAAACGGTTTCAGGCTCCCGGCGATTTTGCGATGTCGTACGTGGTTGCTCATGAGATAGGCCACCATGTTCAGAAACTATTGGGCATTATGGATAAAACGGATGCCCTACGGCAGCGAATGAGCGAGCGGGAATACAATCGGGTATCGGTTCGGCTGGAATTGCAGGCCGATTTCTTCGCCGGTGTTTGGGCACACCACGCACAGGGACAAAGTATTTCGATCGATGAGAACGACGTAGAATCAGCGTTGACAGCGGCTAACGCCATTGGCGACGATAAAATCCAGGAAGAAACGCAGGGCCGCGTTGTTCCCGATGCGTTTACTCATGGCACGTCAGCGCAGCGGGTATACTGGTTCAAGAAAGGCCTGAAAACGGGTGATCTGACTCAGGGCGATACCTTCAATAGCCGCGAAGACGCTAATTTGTAA
- the namA gene encoding NADPH dehydrogenase NamA, with the protein MSILFSPLSIRSLHLKNRIVVSPMCQYSSEDGFANDWHLVHLGSRAVGGAGLIFTEATAISPEGRISPDDLGIWKDDHIPGLKRITQFLRQNGTVAGIQLAHAGRKASHRRPWEGGTLILPTAERGWQTLAPSAIPFQESEPAPLALTVDGINQVLADFQAAAQRALVAGFQVVEIHAAHGYLLHQFLSPLSNQRTDDYGGAFENRIRLLLKVIERVQTVWPAELPIFVRISATDWTDGGWTIEDSVALGAILKTKGVDVVDCSTGGNVANAKIPLKPGYQVPFAERIKRETGIMTAAVGLITSAKQADAILSAGQADLVLLAREFLRDPYFPLHAAHAMENAISWPIQYERARPR; encoded by the coding sequence ATGTCAATTCTTTTTTCTCCGCTATCTATCCGTAGTCTTCATCTTAAAAATCGGATTGTTGTCTCGCCCATGTGCCAGTACTCGAGCGAGGATGGTTTTGCCAATGACTGGCATCTGGTACACCTGGGTAGCCGGGCTGTAGGCGGGGCGGGGCTGATTTTTACCGAAGCAACGGCCATTTCGCCGGAGGGCCGAATTTCGCCCGATGATCTGGGTATTTGGAAAGATGATCACATCCCTGGGCTAAAACGAATCACCCAATTTCTTCGGCAGAATGGCACGGTGGCAGGTATTCAACTGGCCCATGCTGGTCGGAAAGCGAGTCATCGTCGGCCCTGGGAAGGTGGCACGCTCATTTTACCCACTGCCGAACGGGGCTGGCAAACCCTGGCTCCCAGTGCCATTCCGTTTCAGGAGTCGGAACCGGCACCGCTGGCTTTAACCGTCGATGGTATTAACCAGGTGCTGGCCGACTTTCAGGCGGCTGCTCAGCGTGCGCTTGTAGCCGGTTTTCAAGTTGTGGAAATCCATGCGGCACATGGCTATTTGTTACACCAGTTTCTGTCGCCATTGAGCAATCAGCGGACTGATGACTACGGGGGAGCATTTGAAAATCGCATTCGATTGTTACTGAAGGTAATCGAGCGCGTCCAAACTGTATGGCCAGCCGAGTTACCCATTTTTGTACGGATTTCGGCAACGGACTGGACCGATGGGGGCTGGACAATCGAGGATTCGGTGGCATTAGGGGCTATCCTGAAAACAAAAGGTGTCGATGTGGTTGACTGTTCAACGGGAGGCAACGTGGCCAATGCGAAAATTCCGCTGAAACCCGGTTATCAGGTTCCTTTTGCGGAGCGAATCAAACGAGAAACGGGCATCATGACGGCGGCCGTAGGGTTGATTACATCAGCGAAACAGGCCGATGCAATTTTGTCTGCTGGTCAGGCCGATTTAGTGCTGCTCGCACGTGAATTTTTGCGAGATCCTTATTTCCCGTTGCATGCGGCTCATGCGATGGAAAATGCCATCAGTTGGCCAATCCAGTATGAACGGGCTCGACCCCGATGA